A genomic window from Phoenix dactylifera cultivar Barhee BC4 chromosome 7, palm_55x_up_171113_PBpolish2nd_filt_p, whole genome shotgun sequence includes:
- the LOC120111416 gene encoding uncharacterized protein LOC120111416: MGCHRFTEEELAELERRFPRVVTLPTERVMQARSDWEGRAVHAKSLGRRIPAEVVARELRGRAKLLQPVEVLPMAEGVLTIRFGSGEERAKAMAVAPWLVGGQLMSIEDWRPDFTPGVHSVSRTVVWVRLPGLPLEYWDNASILEMVAAAGRPLTLDAVSSERRRVGYARAKVEIDASLPLVLGTLVQWGKNRFWQAFVYEDLPSLCYLCARTGHQAGECRFCEAEGRSIPMVNGAPGGSSSSTEGNLPGGSRPRVFGPWMTSSRFPAQ; the protein is encoded by the coding sequence GTTGCCGACGGAGAGGGTGATGCAGGCGAGGAGTGATTGGGAGGGGAGAGCTGTGCACGCCAAGAGTTTGGGGCGGCGCATTCCGGCAGAGGTTGTGGCTCGTGAACTCAGAGGACGGGCTAAGCTCCTGCAACCGGTGGAGGTTCTTCCAATGGCGGAGGGTGTTCTGACGATCCGGTTCGGGTCAGGGGAGGAGCGGGCGAAGGCAATGGCAGTGGCCCCTTGGCTGGTGGGGGGCCAGCTGATGTCGATAGAGGACTGGCGGCCTGATTTCACCCCGGGCGTCCACTCGGTTAGCCGGACAGTTGTCTGGGTTAGGCTACCGGGGCTGCCGTTGGAATATTGGGATAATGCATCCATCCTGGAGATGGTGGCGGCGGCGGGCAGGCCACTTACGCTTGATGCGGTGTCAAGCGAGAGGCGGAGGGTCGGCTATGCCCGAGCAAAGGTCGAGATCGACGCTAGCCTCCCACTGGTTCTTGGTACACTAGTTCAATGGGGGAAGAATAGGTTCTGGCAGGCCTTCGTTTACGAGGATCTGCCGAGCCTCTGCTACCTCTGTGCCCGCACCGGTCATCAGGCGGGGGAGTGCCGGTTCTGCGAGGCGGAAGGGAGATCGATCCCGATGGTTAATGGAGCTCCTGGCGGCTCTTCGTCGTCTACGGAGGGAAACCTACCCGGGGGGAGTAGGCCGAGAGTCTTCGGCCCATGGATGACCTCTTCTAGGTTTCCGGCACAGTGA